The Acidobacteriota bacterium genome has a segment encoding these proteins:
- a CDS encoding NTP transferase domain-containing protein, with the protein MNLKGVVLAGGLGTRLHPLTLVTNKHLLPVYAKPMIYYPIEMLVRAGVKDIMVVTGGENAGDFLRLLGNGEAFGLKALHYTYQRGEGGIAAALRLAEHFAAGDRIVVALGDNIIERNIRSAVAAFRRQKCGARILLKKVPDPQRFGVPVFNARRKIVRIEEKPRKPKSSYAVTGIYMYDARVFSIIRTLKPSRRGELEITDVNNAYLERGELAHSVLQGWWTDAGTFDSLLRANRLTAKTGANR; encoded by the coding sequence ATGAACCTTAAAGGCGTGGTGCTCGCCGGGGGCCTTGGGACGCGTCTCCACCCGCTCACCCTGGTGACGAACAAGCACCTTCTTCCCGTCTACGCGAAGCCCATGATTTACTACCCCATCGAGATGCTCGTCCGGGCGGGCGTCAAGGACATCATGGTGGTGACGGGGGGGGAGAACGCGGGCGATTTTCTGCGGCTTCTGGGAAACGGAGAAGCTTTCGGCCTCAAGGCGCTCCACTACACGTACCAGCGCGGCGAGGGCGGCATCGCCGCCGCGCTTCGCCTGGCCGAGCACTTCGCGGCGGGCGACCGCATCGTGGTCGCACTCGGCGACAACATCATCGAGCGGAACATCCGGAGCGCCGTCGCGGCCTTCCGCAGGCAGAAGTGCGGCGCCCGGATTCTTCTCAAGAAGGTGCCCGACCCGCAGCGCTTCGGCGTGCCGGTGTTCAACGCCAGGCGCAAGATCGTCCGCATCGAGGAAAAGCCCAGAAAGCCCAAATCCTCCTACGCCGTGACCGGCATCTACATGTACGACGCCCGGGTGTTCAGCATCATCCGCACGCTCAAGCCGTCGCGCCGGGGCGAGCTCGAGATTACCGACGTGAACAACGCCTACCTCGAGCGCGGCGAGCTCGCGCACAGCGTCCTTCAGGGCTGGTGGACGGACGCGGGAACTTTCGACTCCCTCCTCCGGGCGAACCGGCTCACGGCGAAGACCGGCGCGAACCGCTAA
- the rfaE2 gene encoding D-glycero-beta-D-manno-heptose 1-phosphate adenylyltransferase → MRANLKRLENLPILVVGDLLCDRYIYGDTSRISREAPVPVVHTKREEIRPGGAANVAMNLRPFGVKVHLMGAVGRDGYGTRLLSRLRQSGVSVAAVRASARPTSVKARIIAEQHQQVLRLDTETEAPLGPPEETRLWRKIQRALPRVRGVILSDYGKGILTGPLLRRVFSAAGRGGLPVVVDPRGRSFRKYRGAAALLPNAAEAEQATGFACETRGDALRAARRVMLDTGARSILVTLGPRGMLLCEKGRRGARHIPARAKEVYDVTGAGDTVSALFGALIASGAPAFDAAWTANVAAGVVVEKFGTATTSPEEILKTLAGAPVDAADKAVLLRSAARLGKTLRAQGRRVVFTNGCFDLLHPGHVQVLSEARAHGDVLVVGLNSDASVRRLKGPKRPLVPQGERLRMLAALACVDYVIVFPESTPRRLIRALRPDVLVKGGDYRGRRDAIAGSRDVASWGGKTVVAGYKKGCSSSALMKKIAGIYRA, encoded by the coding sequence AATCCGCCCGGGCGGGGCGGCGAACGTGGCGATGAATCTGCGCCCTTTCGGCGTGAAGGTGCACCTTATGGGGGCCGTGGGAAGGGACGGCTACGGCACGCGCCTGCTTTCTCGCCTGCGTCAGAGCGGCGTTTCGGTCGCGGCCGTGCGCGCCTCCGCGCGCCCGACCTCGGTCAAGGCGCGGATCATCGCCGAGCAGCACCAGCAGGTGCTTCGCCTCGACACCGAAACGGAAGCGCCGCTCGGGCCGCCCGAAGAGACGCGGCTTTGGCGCAAGATCCAGCGGGCGCTTCCGCGCGTCCGCGGCGTCATCCTGTCCGACTACGGCAAGGGCATTTTGACGGGGCCCCTTCTTAGGCGGGTTTTCAGCGCGGCCGGGAGAGGCGGGCTGCCGGTGGTGGTGGACCCGCGCGGGCGGAGCTTTAGAAAATACCGCGGCGCTGCGGCGCTCCTGCCGAACGCCGCGGAGGCCGAGCAGGCGACCGGCTTCGCGTGCGAGACGCGCGGGGACGCCCTCCGGGCGGCGCGCCGCGTCATGCTCGACACCGGCGCGCGGAGCATTCTCGTGACTCTCGGCCCGCGGGGCATGCTCCTGTGCGAGAAGGGGCGCCGCGGGGCGCGGCACATCCCCGCGCGCGCCAAGGAGGTCTACGACGTCACGGGTGCGGGCGACACCGTGAGTGCGCTCTTCGGCGCGCTCATTGCGTCGGGGGCCCCAGCCTTCGACGCCGCGTGGACGGCCAACGTGGCGGCCGGCGTCGTGGTCGAGAAGTTCGGCACCGCGACGACGTCGCCCGAGGAGATTCTGAAAACGCTTGCGGGGGCGCCCGTGGACGCCGCGGACAAAGCGGTTCTCCTCAGAAGCGCGGCGCGCCTGGGGAAGACGCTCCGCGCGCAGGGGCGGCGCGTCGTGTTCACGAACGGCTGCTTCGACCTGCTTCACCCGGGCCACGTCCAGGTTCTCTCGGAGGCGCGCGCGCACGGCGACGTCCTCGTCGTCGGCCTCAACAGCGACGCCTCCGTTCGCCGCCTCAAGGGGCCGAAGCGGCCCCTCGTGCCGCAGGGCGAGCGGCTGCGGATGCTCGCGGCGCTCGCGTGCGTGGACTACGTCATCGTGTTCCCGGAGTCGACGCCGCGCCGCCTGATCCGGGCGCTTCGCCCCGACGTTCTCGTCAAGGGCGGCGATTACCGCGGCCGGAGGGACGCCATCGCGGGGAGTCGCGATGTCGCCTCGTGGGGTGGAAAGACCGTCGTGGCCGGCTACAAGAAGGGCTGCTCGTCGTCGGCCCTCATGAAAAAGATTGCCGGGATCTACCGCGCATGA